The following are encoded together in the Bicyclus anynana chromosome 2, ilBicAnyn1.1, whole genome shotgun sequence genome:
- the LOC112051224 gene encoding longitudinals lacking protein-like: MGDQQFFLKWNDFQTNMVTSFRHLRDEKSFTDVTLACEGQTCKAHKMVLSACSPYFKSLLEENPSKHPIIILKDVSYLHLQAILEFMYAGEVNVSQEQLPAFLKTAARLKVKGLAEPPPQMPSIKREG; encoded by the exons atGGGAGATCAACAGTTCTTTCTGAAATGGAACGACTTTCAGACGAATATGGTAACTTCCTTTAGGCATTTGAGAGACGAAAAAAGTTTTACAGAT GTGACACTGGCATGTGAAGGACAGACATGTAAAGCACACAAAATGGTGCTCTCAGCTTGTAGTCCATACTTCAAAAGCTTATTAGAG GAGAACCCGTCAAAGCACCCCATAATCATCCTAAAGGATGTGTCATACCTGCATCTGCAGGCGATACTAGAGTTCATGTACGCTGGAGAAGTCAATGTCTCCCAGGAGCAACTGCCTGCCTTCCTCAAGACTGCTGCACGCCTCAAG GTAAAAGGCCTGGCCGAGCCGCCGCCGCAGATGCCGAGCATCAAACGGGAAGGGTAG